One segment of Candidatus Nitrospira nitrificans DNA contains the following:
- a CDS encoding multinuclear nonheme iron-dependent oxidase → MMVLSGAYHREFIRRLESIPVHGLGLSVDIHAPDLASLRRILQERQVSPAYLEVFRTTSTALASTRKEAEDGLLTYHGEGLWVTQPEMADSAAFEHEISETTAQLIILQSAWLNHECATKYLAGYHYGTYLPPLYTPSSANVVADNTRVIQRLLNQQCRLANGSTPLVLLEMPPLTYFVAGTMSIPRFFQMVSEQASCGLVLDVGHLWTVFRYSGAHRTMSLTRFVEAFLNEFPLDRVVEIHVAGLAVHESHRALTSRLSGGLGDDELPAWIDAHAAPIPTVLFEMLDQILCHPRLTSLKGLALEVDTKPIELIADEFAEFTRRYGALFHRLSHIEQGVPDCEALSVAEGSMLTPSTQTLNEAYDRYARVTAGIMEPAGSEWNQATANIQELDLYRFVYLPYEILHWGGKVDDMFVESCRQLRERDISLEGFVAFWFREPRPLSGTYDFFLLKIDRFVEFVHEVAPELRAVAEKEADELRRAYRFVNEPTFQCKS, encoded by the coding sequence ATGATGGTGTTGAGCGGGGCTTACCATAGAGAGTTCATTCGTCGGCTCGAGAGCATTCCGGTGCATGGGTTGGGACTTTCCGTCGACATTCATGCTCCGGACCTCGCTAGCTTGCGTCGAATTCTACAAGAACGTCAAGTGTCGCCTGCCTACCTTGAAGTGTTCCGCACGACATCGACGGCCTTGGCATCCACCAGGAAGGAGGCCGAAGACGGGCTTCTGACATATCATGGCGAAGGGTTGTGGGTCACGCAACCCGAGATGGCCGATTCGGCGGCATTTGAGCACGAAATTTCCGAGACTACAGCGCAACTGATCATCTTGCAAAGTGCTTGGCTGAATCATGAGTGTGCGACGAAATATCTCGCCGGGTATCACTATGGGACCTACCTCCCTCCGCTCTATACGCCGTCAAGCGCGAACGTGGTGGCTGATAATACACGAGTGATCCAACGTCTGCTTAACCAACAGTGTCGTTTGGCCAATGGGAGCACACCGTTGGTGCTCCTTGAAATGCCGCCTCTCACGTACTTTGTCGCAGGGACAATGTCTATCCCAAGGTTTTTTCAGATGGTCAGCGAACAGGCTTCTTGTGGGCTGGTCTTGGACGTGGGCCATCTCTGGACGGTGTTTCGATATTCCGGCGCGCATCGGACCATGTCGCTGACTCGATTTGTCGAGGCATTTCTCAACGAGTTTCCCTTGGATCGCGTGGTTGAGATTCACGTGGCAGGCTTGGCTGTTCATGAATCACACCGAGCCCTCACTTCACGGCTGAGCGGTGGTTTGGGCGATGACGAGCTTCCTGCATGGATCGATGCCCACGCCGCCCCCATTCCGACCGTCTTGTTCGAGATGCTCGATCAGATTCTATGCCATCCACGGCTCACCAGCTTGAAAGGTCTTGCCCTGGAGGTGGATACGAAACCGATCGAATTGATCGCGGATGAATTCGCGGAATTCACCCGGCGCTATGGAGCATTATTCCATCGGCTGAGTCACATTGAACAGGGCGTGCCGGACTGCGAGGCGCTCTCAGTGGCGGAAGGATCGATGTTGACTCCGAGCACACAAACCCTTAACGAGGCCTATGATCGATATGCACGGGTTACGGCGGGAATCATGGAGCCGGCGGGATCAGAATGGAACCAAGCCACCGCCAACATCCAGGAGCTGGACCTCTATCGTTTCGTCTATCTCCCGTATGAGATTCTTCACTGGGGAGGGAAAGTGGACGACATGTTTGTGGAGTCCTGCCGTCAACTCAGAGAGCGTGATATCTCGCTCGAGGGATTTGTGGCCTTCTGGTTTCGTGAGCCCCGCCCTCTCTCCGGCACCTACGATTTCTTCTTGTTGAAGATCGACCGGTTCGTGGAGTTTGTCCATGAGGTGGCGCCTGAGTTGCGAGCCGTGGCCGAAAAAGAGGCCGACGAGCTTCGGCGCGCCTACCGCTTTGTCAATGAACCAACGTTTCAGTGTAAGAGCTGA
- a CDS encoding tRNA dihydrouridine synthase — MSFWLNLPRPIIGLSPMDGVTDACFRSVIAQQGKPDVSFTEFTHVHDVCHGPEIQLETLLYSERERPIVAQLYGKDPHLFYLAAQVVCELGFDGLDINMGCPSKSVASSGSGAGLIRTPELARAIMQAAQRGIEDWAGGQRLEQAGLKSARIAMFERLNHQRGQPGPIPRRQLPLSVKTRLGYDSVTVEEWVEELLREQPTVISLHGRTLRQMYRGTSDWSAIGRAVALVKGTGTLLLGNGDIQSLDDVAGRVRETGVDGVLVGRGVLGAPWFFRSKEQARMRAWHENGANIRRGPGEVSLNERFALLVDHAQQFQALVGEKQFHRMRKHLGWYCKGFPHAASLRARMVRVSSVEELRALLAEFHDRPETMAGLPQSESVDESSVLVSRCS; from the coding sequence ATGAGCTTTTGGCTGAATCTCCCACGTCCGATCATTGGGTTGTCCCCTATGGATGGGGTCACCGATGCGTGCTTTCGATCGGTCATCGCCCAGCAGGGGAAGCCGGACGTCAGCTTTACAGAATTTACGCATGTCCATGACGTCTGCCACGGACCGGAGATTCAATTGGAGACGCTTCTGTACAGCGAGAGGGAACGGCCCATCGTGGCGCAGCTCTATGGGAAAGACCCGCATCTCTTCTATCTGGCGGCACAGGTGGTGTGCGAGCTGGGCTTCGACGGGCTGGACATCAACATGGGGTGCCCGTCGAAGAGCGTGGCGTCGTCCGGATCAGGCGCCGGGCTGATCCGCACTCCAGAGCTGGCTCGCGCGATCATGCAGGCAGCCCAACGTGGAATCGAGGATTGGGCCGGCGGCCAGAGGCTCGAACAAGCGGGTTTGAAGTCGGCGCGAATTGCCATGTTTGAACGGCTGAATCACCAGCGCGGCCAACCCGGTCCAATCCCGCGCCGCCAACTGCCCCTGTCCGTGAAGACCAGGCTCGGCTATGACTCGGTGACGGTTGAGGAATGGGTCGAGGAGCTCTTGAGGGAACAACCGACTGTGATCTCGCTCCATGGGCGAACCCTCCGGCAGATGTATCGAGGCACGTCGGACTGGTCGGCGATTGGGCGCGCGGTGGCATTGGTGAAGGGGACAGGAACGTTGTTATTGGGGAATGGGGACATTCAGAGCCTTGACGACGTCGCGGGACGAGTTCGTGAAACCGGGGTCGATGGAGTATTGGTCGGGAGGGGTGTGCTTGGCGCGCCGTGGTTCTTTCGCTCGAAAGAGCAGGCCCGCATGCGAGCCTGGCATGAGAATGGTGCCAACATCCGACGAGGTCCAGGCGAGGTTTCGTTGAATGAGCGCTTTGCCCTGTTGGTCGACCATGCGCAACAGTTCCAGGCGCTGGTTGGGGAAAAACAATTCCATCGTATGCGCAAACATCTCGGCTGGTACTGTAAAGGCTTTCCACATGCCGCCTCGCTTCGCGCACGGATGGTGCGGGTCTCTTCCGTCGAAGAGCTCCGTGCCCTCCTCGCAGAGTTTCACGATCGGCCGGAAACCATGGCAGGCCTTCCCCAGTCCGAATCAGTCGATGAGTCGAGCGTGTTGGTCTCACGATGCAGCTAG
- a CDS encoding Maf family protein, which translates to MQLVLASSSPRRRELLTLLGLSFEVCSPEFHEHPTVGWPPIEQVRHFAREKARSVACARSRTLVLGSDTVIDLDGRLLGKPVDLAEARAMLADLAGRSHQVHTAVALCDRERHIESAEVATAEVWMKADLDHAYEQYLASEESLGKAGAYAIQGLGGELVERIVGDYTTVVGLPLKLVAHLLQSAGYPLLVNVEGLYRRKPYANWNRFAS; encoded by the coding sequence ATGCAGCTAGTGCTGGCGTCGAGTTCGCCGCGCCGCCGGGAACTCCTGACACTACTGGGTCTTTCCTTCGAGGTGTGCTCGCCGGAGTTCCACGAACACCCCACGGTTGGATGGCCACCGATCGAGCAGGTCAGGCACTTCGCGCGTGAAAAGGCGAGATCCGTGGCATGCGCGAGGTCACGAACCCTCGTGCTCGGCAGCGATACCGTGATCGACCTCGATGGCCGACTGCTCGGGAAACCGGTAGACCTTGCAGAGGCACGTGCCATGTTGGCCGATCTGGCCGGCCGCTCCCATCAGGTCCATACGGCCGTCGCCTTATGCGATCGAGAACGGCATATTGAATCAGCGGAGGTGGCCACAGCGGAAGTCTGGATGAAAGCAGACCTCGATCATGCCTATGAACAATATCTTGCATCGGAGGAATCGTTAGGCAAAGCCGGTGCCTATGCGATCCAAGGACTCGGTGGAGAGCTCGTGGAACGGATCGTCGGTGACTATACGACCGTGGTGGGATTACCGCTGAAACTTGTGGCGCATCTGCTTCAGTCGGCGGGGTATCCGCTTCTCGTGAACGTCGAGGGCCTGTATCGACGCAAGCCGTACGCGAACTGGAATCGGTTCGCGTCCTAA
- the nhaD gene encoding sodium:proton antiporter NhaD: MLNFTDHWTGYLALAIFLAAYALVIAEEHFDLRKSKPVMVAAGAIWILTAIAYVSQQQSHLAAEILRHNLLEYAELMLFLLSAMTFINTMSERNIFEALRTGLVSIGLSLRSVFWLTGLLAFCISPIADNLTTALVMGAVVMAMGAGNRRFISGACINVVVAANAGGAFSPFGDITTLMVWQKGVVHFGDFFALLIPSLVNWFVPAALISIAIPQDKPVARTKSVRVKHGGYVVVLIFFITIATTVLMHHFLGLPPFIGMMTGLGILKSYGYFLRRRELDLWKENPAFDGDVSLNAELKPAVKPFDVFISMKRVEWDTLMFFYGIMLCVGGLGALGYLATLSEFLYKDLGATSANVLIGVLSAVIDNIPVMFAVLTMNPEMSLGQWLLVTMTAGVGGSLLSIGSAAGVALMGQARGIYTFSAHLKWTWAIALGYAASIAVHFALNGALFHP; encoded by the coding sequence ATGTTGAACTTTACAGACCATTGGACAGGCTATCTGGCATTAGCGATATTTCTAGCCGCTTATGCGTTGGTGATCGCGGAAGAACACTTTGATCTGCGGAAGTCAAAGCCCGTCATGGTGGCGGCAGGGGCGATCTGGATACTGACGGCGATCGCCTATGTCTCTCAACAGCAATCCCATCTCGCCGCGGAGATCCTGCGCCATAATCTGCTGGAGTATGCCGAGCTGATGTTGTTTCTTCTCTCCGCGATGACGTTCATCAACACGATGAGTGAACGCAACATCTTCGAAGCATTGCGGACAGGTCTCGTTTCGATCGGGTTGTCCCTGCGTTCGGTGTTCTGGCTGACCGGGCTGCTGGCCTTTTGCATATCGCCTATCGCGGATAATCTGACCACGGCGCTGGTGATGGGAGCCGTCGTGATGGCCATGGGGGCGGGCAACAGACGATTCATCAGCGGGGCCTGCATCAATGTGGTGGTTGCGGCCAATGCGGGCGGGGCGTTCAGCCCCTTCGGGGACATTACGACCCTCATGGTCTGGCAGAAAGGGGTGGTGCATTTTGGCGATTTCTTTGCCTTGCTCATCCCCTCTCTTGTCAACTGGTTTGTTCCGGCGGCCCTGATTTCGATTGCGATTCCACAGGATAAGCCCGTAGCCAGAACAAAATCAGTGCGAGTCAAGCATGGCGGCTATGTCGTGGTGCTCATATTTTTCATCACCATAGCCACCACGGTGCTCATGCATCATTTCCTTGGGCTGCCTCCCTTTATAGGCATGATGACGGGGCTTGGAATTCTTAAGTCCTACGGCTATTTTCTCCGGCGCAGGGAATTGGATCTGTGGAAGGAGAATCCTGCGTTTGATGGCGATGTAAGCCTCAATGCAGAACTCAAGCCCGCGGTCAAGCCGTTCGATGTGTTCATCAGCATGAAACGTGTGGAATGGGACACGCTGATGTTCTTTTACGGCATCATGCTCTGTGTCGGCGGGCTCGGCGCATTGGGGTATCTGGCCACACTTTCTGAATTTCTCTATAAGGATTTGGGCGCCACGTCCGCGAATGTCCTGATCGGGGTTCTTTCAGCGGTGATCGACAACATCCCCGTGATGTTTGCCGTGTTGACCATGAATCCCGAGATGAGCCTCGGCCAATGGTTGTTAGTGACAATGACAGCCGGTGTCGGCGGATCGCTGTTGTCTATCGGCTCGGCTGCGGGTGTCGCCCTCATGGGGCAGGCACGAGGAATCTACACATTTTCTGCGCATCTGAAATGGACGTGGGCCATTGCCTTGGGCTATGCGGCAAGTATCGCCGTTCATTTCGCATTGAACGGCGCGCTCTTTCATCCCTAG
- a CDS encoding CBS domain-containing protein, which translates to MITVGNLMQKEPVTVDAGTSVVEAAKLMKACNVEGVLVARQTQIIGILTESDVVKKFVGAENVSYFVPVEDIMSSPVPGIEERRPLTEAADLMDKHRTLHLGVTKEGALIGMVSVRDFLRPVSIDDF; encoded by the coding sequence ATGATTACAGTAGGCAACTTAATGCAGAAAGAACCGGTGACAGTGGACGCAGGCACGTCGGTCGTCGAGGCGGCGAAATTGATGAAAGCCTGCAACGTCGAAGGTGTGCTGGTAGCCCGCCAAACGCAGATCATCGGCATCCTCACGGAATCGGATGTCGTCAAGAAGTTCGTGGGAGCGGAGAACGTGTCCTACTTCGTGCCGGTGGAGGACATCATGAGCAGTCCGGTGCCGGGGATCGAAGAGCGGCGACCGTTGACGGAAGCCGCCGACCTCATGGACAAGCATCGCACGCTCCACCTCGGCGTCACCAAAGAGGGTGCGCTCATCGGCATGGTGTCGGTTCGGGACTTTCTCCGACCCGTCTCCATCGACGACTTTTAG